From Alteromonas australica, one genomic window encodes:
- the ispB gene encoding octaprenyl diphosphate synthase, which translates to MDINSIRALSNDDMQAVNQLIQQQVDSEVALINQLGFYIVNSGGKRLRPLLTVLSARAMGIKNDDHHTLAAIVEFIHTATLLHDDVVDESTMRRGRETANAIFGNQASVLVGDFLYTRSFQMMVSLKRMRVMEILSEATNQIAEGEVLQLMNCNDASTTEARYFDVIYGKTARLFEAATQLSAVLTDQPSSVEVAMQEYGKHLGTAFQLADDILDYMADSEDMGKNAGDDLAEGKPTLPLLYAMWHAESEDDKALIKEAIEQSNGLPHLQRIQGIMEATGALDYTRECANKEVQMAIDSLQAIPDSAYKEALVSLAYISVERTS; encoded by the coding sequence ATGGATATTAATTCAATCCGCGCGTTATCAAATGACGATATGCAAGCGGTTAACCAGTTGATTCAACAACAGGTCGACTCTGAAGTTGCGCTAATCAATCAACTTGGTTTTTACATCGTTAATAGCGGCGGGAAACGTCTGCGCCCTCTTCTTACTGTGTTAAGCGCACGTGCGATGGGCATTAAAAATGACGATCATCACACCCTTGCGGCGATTGTTGAATTTATCCATACGGCCACCTTGCTGCACGATGACGTGGTAGATGAGTCCACAATGCGCAGAGGCCGTGAAACGGCTAACGCTATCTTTGGAAATCAAGCTTCCGTACTTGTAGGCGACTTTTTATATACTCGGTCATTTCAGATGATGGTGAGTTTAAAACGTATGCGAGTGATGGAGATCCTTTCTGAAGCCACCAACCAAATTGCCGAAGGCGAAGTGCTACAGCTGATGAACTGTAATGACGCTAGTACTACCGAAGCCCGCTACTTTGATGTTATTTATGGCAAAACTGCCCGTTTATTTGAAGCCGCGACGCAATTAAGTGCTGTACTGACTGACCAACCCAGCTCAGTTGAAGTGGCCATGCAAGAGTACGGGAAGCACTTAGGCACGGCATTTCAGTTAGCTGACGATATATTAGATTATATGGCGGATAGCGAGGACATGGGTAAAAATGCCGGTGATGACCTTGCTGAGGGTAAGCCCACTTTACCTTTATTGTATGCCATGTGGCACGCCGAATCTGAGGACGACAAGGCGTTGATCAAAGAGGCGATTGAGCAAAGTAATGGCTTACCCCATTTACAGCGAATTCAGGGCATTATGGAGGCCACGGGCGCGCTAGATTACACACGAGAATGTGCGAATAAAGAAGTGCAAATGGCCATTGACAGCTTGCAAGCTATTCCTGATTCCGCCTATAAAGAAGCGCTTGTTTCATTAGCTTACATTTCTGTTGAGCGCACCAGCTAA
- a CDS encoding transglycosylase SLT domain-containing protein: MSLNITFQRFGLAHCRTSYLGSLSFRLLTILLMLACGETSVFAQALPQDTFEAQRERFLEVEKNLRTMPSRSLDKLDRDIHALATYPLYPYLLRLKLERTLSLKNKRAIESFLEDYSGQPASYGLRYRWLNYLASKGHNSAFMDSYRKGMGAKLTCKALGYQLASSDNPKALLNDVDALWYHGKSQPDECDPLFYQWRKNGLMTPEKVIARIEIAAKEGNRRIIPYLKRQLPDNETYIADAWLAVTRDVAAVNRSRHFPLKQPDRESTILTWAIEKLAWRNPKQAVKAYEKYVPQGVFSTPQLHIIQRAIALSFTLDRMPEAGQWLLIADVKGANEDVKLWHVAYLLREQRWQDVLDVIASAKPELQQDENYRYWRARALEALGNTMQATVLYQQLSEERHYYGFMASARIGKTPSLSNKPVPRDNSAIEKLARIPATLRALEFYRLGRKNEARREWRYLINALPDPQVTHAGVLAYEWGLYDQAIISFAKSGYWDDVERRFPLAFQSYFKEQGETYEVPDALAMAIARRESSFMTDAVSPVGATGLMQLMPGTAQYIAKQKVSRNTLFNAKHNVEFGVQYLRYLMDKLDNNPVLVTASYNAGWRKVLEWLPENASLPVDIWIENIPYRETRHYVKAVMAYQHIYEQQLGSNKNIFPQLTQDVIPSTESITTHPVTGTLQLAPH; encoded by the coding sequence GTGTCTTTAAATATCACATTTCAACGTTTCGGCTTAGCCCATTGCCGCACCAGTTACTTAGGTTCTTTGTCTTTTCGTTTGTTAACGATATTGCTAATGCTCGCGTGTGGTGAAACATCAGTATTTGCTCAAGCGCTCCCACAAGACACTTTCGAAGCACAACGTGAACGCTTTTTAGAGGTTGAAAAAAACTTAAGAACCATGCCTTCACGAAGTTTAGATAAGCTAGATCGCGATATTCACGCCCTCGCTACATACCCCTTGTATCCGTATTTACTAAGGCTGAAATTAGAGCGCACGCTTTCGTTAAAAAATAAGCGGGCCATCGAATCTTTCTTAGAAGACTATAGTGGGCAACCTGCAAGCTATGGGTTGCGGTATAGATGGTTAAACTACCTAGCATCAAAAGGGCACAATAGCGCCTTTATGGACAGCTATCGAAAAGGAATGGGCGCCAAGCTCACCTGCAAAGCCTTAGGTTACCAGTTAGCAAGTAGCGATAATCCGAAGGCGTTGCTTAACGATGTAGATGCACTGTGGTATCACGGAAAGTCGCAGCCAGACGAATGCGACCCTTTATTTTATCAATGGCGTAAAAATGGTTTGATGACGCCTGAAAAAGTGATTGCGCGCATTGAGATTGCAGCTAAGGAAGGAAATAGGCGTATAATTCCCTATCTTAAGCGTCAACTCCCAGATAACGAAACCTATATTGCCGATGCATGGTTGGCGGTCACGCGTGACGTGGCGGCAGTCAACCGCAGCCGCCACTTCCCCCTTAAGCAACCTGATAGGGAATCTACCATTCTTACTTGGGCTATTGAGAAGCTGGCGTGGAGAAACCCAAAGCAAGCAGTGAAGGCCTATGAAAAGTATGTGCCACAGGGTGTTTTTTCAACGCCTCAGTTACACATTATTCAGCGCGCTATAGCATTAAGTTTCACCCTCGACAGAATGCCTGAAGCCGGTCAGTGGTTACTTATTGCTGATGTAAAGGGAGCAAATGAAGACGTCAAGTTATGGCACGTAGCCTACCTACTGCGTGAACAGCGATGGCAAGATGTATTAGATGTGATTGCATCAGCTAAACCTGAATTGCAACAAGATGAAAATTATCGGTATTGGCGAGCCAGAGCGTTAGAAGCGCTAGGGAATACAATGCAAGCAACGGTGTTATATCAGCAGTTGTCTGAAGAGCGTCATTATTATGGTTTTATGGCTAGCGCACGTATAGGTAAGACCCCCAGTTTATCCAATAAACCTGTACCCCGTGACAATAGTGCTATCGAAAAGCTAGCGAGAATACCCGCCACATTGAGGGCATTGGAATTTTACCGCTTAGGCCGCAAGAATGAAGCACGTAGAGAGTGGCGTTACCTTATTAATGCACTACCGGACCCACAAGTTACCCACGCCGGAGTGTTGGCGTATGAGTGGGGCTTGTACGACCAAGCCATCATTAGTTTTGCTAAAAGTGGCTATTGGGACGACGTAGAAAGACGTTTCCCATTAGCATTTCAATCTTACTTTAAGGAGCAAGGTGAAACCTACGAGGTGCCCGACGCATTAGCCATGGCTATCGCGCGCAGAGAAAGCTCGTTCATGACAGATGCAGTATCGCCTGTAGGCGCCACTGGTTTAATGCAGTTGATGCCGGGTACTGCCCAATACATTGCCAAGCAAAAAGTCAGTCGAAACACCTTATTTAACGCCAAACACAATGTAGAGTTTGGCGTGCAGTATTTAAGGTATCTCATGGATAAATTAGACAACAACCCCGTATTAGTCACCGCGTCGTATAACGCGGGTTGGCGCAAAGTGTTAGAGTGGTTGCCTGAAAATGCGTCACTGCCAGTGGATATTTGGATTGAAAATATTCCATACCGGGAAACGCGGCACTACGTAAAAGCGGTAATGGCTTATCAGCACATCTACGAACAGCAGCTGGGGTCAAACAAAAATATTTTTCCGCAACTTACCCAAGATGTTATTCCTTCTACCGAGTCCATTACTACGCATCCGGTTACTGGCACATTACAGTTAGCCCCTCATTAG
- a CDS encoding ZIP family metal transporter, with translation MQEPNILSLLVVAFIAGFAMPAGAMLATYHGIQPKWLEKELRHGILALGAGALISAVGLVLVPEGIKDVSVTGALMCFIAGALAFMSLDIYLAKKKTAGSQLAAMLSDFVPESIALGTTAALGGGTLLLGVLIAVQNLPEGFNAYREMLPKNKQRSTKLIVIFALMALLGPLFSLVGFYYLSQFPVVMSGIMLFAAGGILYSVFQDIAPQIRMENHWLPPLGGILGFLVGIVGHMLEG, from the coding sequence ATGCAGGAGCCGAATATTCTTAGTTTATTGGTGGTAGCCTTTATCGCCGGGTTCGCCATGCCAGCGGGGGCAATGTTAGCCACCTATCACGGCATTCAACCCAAGTGGCTAGAGAAAGAATTACGCCACGGTATTTTAGCCTTAGGGGCAGGCGCATTGATTTCTGCGGTGGGGTTAGTTCTGGTGCCTGAGGGAATTAAAGATGTGTCTGTGACGGGGGCGTTAATGTGTTTTATCGCTGGTGCATTAGCCTTTATGTCGTTAGACATTTATTTAGCAAAAAAGAAAACCGCAGGAAGCCAGTTAGCGGCCATGTTAAGCGATTTTGTGCCTGAGTCCATTGCGCTAGGCACAACTGCGGCATTAGGCGGCGGTACGTTACTTTTGGGCGTGCTGATTGCGGTGCAAAACTTGCCTGAAGGCTTTAACGCTTATCGAGAAATGTTGCCAAAAAATAAACAGCGTAGTACTAAGCTAATTGTCATCTTTGCATTGATGGCGCTGCTTGGGCCACTGTTTAGTTTGGTCGGGTTTTATTATTTGTCCCAATTCCCGGTCGTCATGAGTGGTATCATGTTATTTGCTGCGGGGGGGATTTTATATTCGGTGTTTCAAGATATTGCCCCCCAAATTCGAATGGAAAACCACTGGCTGCCACCTCTTGGCGGCATCTTAGGGTTTTTAGTGGGCATTGTTGGGCATATGTTAGAGGGGTAA
- the pepQ gene encoding Xaa-Pro dipeptidase, producing MSQQQALYIEHIEELQARTREALQREGLDGVVIHSGQGKRIFLDDNHYPFKVNPQFKAWLPVIDNPNCWIVANGVDKPTLIFYRPEDFWHKVPPEPNEFWTQCFNVVLLQQADAVEKHLPYDKKRYAYIGEYIEVAKALGFENVNPDRVLHYLHYQRAYKTEYELLCMREANKLAVAGHQAAERAFRNGESEFDINLAYAKACRQGDNDVPYTSIVALNEHAAILHYMQCDTLAPKESRSFLIDAGANYHGYAADITRTYSQNSAMFSDLIQAVDKVTLTLIDGLKPGVAYTDIHLLAHDGIAQILHDTGIVNLTPPDIVEMGITRTFFPHGIGHFLGLQVHDVGGLVNDDRGTPKPAPEAHPFLRCTRIVEPRQVFTIEPGLYFIDSLLRDLKASQASKYINWDTVSAYKPFGGIRIEDNIIVHRDKNENMTRELGLN from the coding sequence ATGTCACAACAGCAGGCATTATATATAGAGCATATCGAAGAATTGCAGGCTCGAACCCGAGAAGCGCTTCAGCGAGAAGGACTGGATGGCGTGGTTATTCATTCGGGGCAGGGGAAGAGAATATTTTTAGACGATAACCACTATCCGTTTAAAGTGAACCCTCAGTTTAAAGCTTGGCTACCTGTTATTGACAACCCTAACTGCTGGATTGTGGCTAATGGTGTAGATAAACCTACGCTTATTTTTTATCGTCCGGAAGACTTTTGGCACAAGGTGCCGCCAGAACCGAATGAGTTTTGGACCCAATGTTTCAACGTGGTGTTATTGCAGCAAGCCGATGCGGTAGAAAAGCACCTTCCCTATGACAAAAAGCGCTACGCCTACATTGGTGAGTATATTGAAGTGGCGAAAGCATTGGGGTTTGAAAATGTAAACCCCGATCGCGTGCTGCATTATTTGCATTACCAGCGAGCTTATAAAACCGAATATGAGTTGTTGTGTATGCGCGAGGCTAATAAATTAGCCGTGGCTGGGCACCAAGCAGCAGAACGCGCTTTCCGTAATGGGGAGAGTGAATTCGACATTAATTTAGCCTATGCAAAAGCGTGCCGTCAGGGTGACAACGATGTGCCCTACACCAGCATTGTGGCACTTAACGAGCACGCCGCCATATTGCACTATATGCAATGTGACACACTTGCTCCCAAAGAATCTCGTTCTTTTCTTATCGATGCCGGTGCGAATTATCACGGGTATGCCGCTGATATCACACGTACCTATAGCCAAAACTCAGCGATGTTCAGCGATTTAATCCAGGCAGTAGATAAAGTTACACTTACCCTGATAGACGGGTTGAAGCCGGGGGTAGCCTACACCGATATTCATTTGCTCGCCCACGACGGTATTGCACAAATCCTTCACGATACAGGTATTGTCAACTTAACCCCTCCAGACATTGTTGAAATGGGGATAACGCGCACGTTTTTCCCGCATGGCATAGGGCACTTCCTAGGCCTGCAAGTTCACGATGTGGGCGGGCTCGTCAATGACGATAGAGGTACACCTAAGCCAGCGCCTGAAGCGCATCCTTTTCTGCGATGCACACGGATAGTAGAGCCTCGACAAGTGTTTACAATTGAACCCGGTTTATATTTTATCGATAGCTTGCTACGTGACTTAAAAGCTTCACAGGCTTCAAAATATATCAATTGGGACACGGTATCGGCCTATAAGCCCTTTGGTGGCATTCGTATTGAAGACAATATTATTGTGCATCGCGATAAAAACGAGAATATGACCCGCGAATTAGGATTAAACTAA